Proteins from one Corticium candelabrum chromosome 4, ooCorCand1.1, whole genome shotgun sequence genomic window:
- the LOC134178439 gene encoding chondroitin sulfate synthase 1-like, with amino-acid sequence MRAMRVKLSQLVVVLCVVTALSITLLYLSPQTDVHQLEAIQSQLHRFHDDDKGNHLAQAATEQRPEETTTREASKQMVKPREDSVPRDRVLRIGERPRLIFQDLRRRRTVFVGVVTAKRYLLTRAKAIHETWGQDVAKLSFFSSSDTHNGGLPVVNLPDVDDTYPPQKKVFRMLKYMHDNFIDQFDWFMRADDDVYVRGQKLVSFLDGIDSSQPIYMGQPGFGRIEDRKRLQLHDGEVYCMGGTGVLFSRALLKRLAPWIEDCLAHTIVSWNEDVEVGRCVSRRAGQQCTWSYDLDRYFFNDYSNKMFADSQFQDLRRHHYATRAITLHPVKNPDMMRSLHKLFKESDLNALREQENRVRAKLMDLSKNK; translated from the coding sequence ATGCGAGCTATGAGAGTAAAACTATCGCAGTTGGTCGTTGTACTTTGTGTAGTAACAGCCCTCAGCATCACGTTACTCTACTTATCCCCTCAGACCGACGTGCACCAACTAGAAGCAATTCAGTCACAACTTCACAGATTCCATGACGACGACAAAGGCAATCATCTCGCCCAGGCTGCAACCGAACAAAGACCAGAAGAGACGACAACTCGAgaggcaagcaaacagatggtGAAGCCACGTGAAGACTCGGTACCACGTGACCGCGTTTTGAGAATCGGAGAGAGACCGAGATTGATTTTTCAAGACTTGCGACGTCGTCGTACGGTGTTTGTTGGGGTCGTTACCGCTAAGAGGTACCTCCTCACTCGAGCCAAAGCCATACACGAGACTTGGGGACAAGACGTGGCCAAACTCTCCTTCTTTTCTTCAAGCGACACCCACAACGGCGGCCTCCCTGTTGTCAATCTCCCGGATGTTGATGATACCTACCCACCCCAGAAGAAAGTCTTCAGGATGTTGAAATATATGCACGATAATTTTATTGACCAGTTTGATTGGTTTATGCGTGCTGATGACGATGTTTATGTCAGAGGCCAGAAACTGGTTAGTTTCCTTGATGGAATCGATAGCTCACAACCGATCTATATGGGCCAGCCAGGATTTGGTCGTATTGAAGATCGAAAACGTTTACAATTGCATGATGGAGAAGTGTATTGTATGGGTGGCACGGGAGTCTTGTTTAGTCGAGCACTTCTCAAGCGTCTTGCACCTTGGATAGAAGACTGTTTGGCTCATACAATAGTGTCATGGAACGAGGACGTCGAAGTCGGTCGTTGTGTCAGTCGACGAGCCGGACAGCAGTGCACGTGGAGTTATGATCTAGATCGGTACTTTTTCAACGATTACTCGAACAAAATGTTTGCCGATTCTCAGTTTCAGGATCTTCGACGTCATCACTATGCAACACGGGCGATCACTCTTCATCCGGTGAAGAACCCCGATATGATGCGTTCGCTGCATAAACTTTTTAAAGAATCGGATTTGAATGCTCTGAGAGAGCAGGAGAATAGAGTTCGTGCAAAGCTTATGGATTTGAgtaaaaacaaataa
- the LOC134178223 gene encoding uncharacterized protein LOC134178223 codes for METLTKNAVQFLDVVRMALSCETSQWDEETLTRAFDWAAYFERVHSRLPCKPHLMQQLDTRMKQISKEMDLALDNQALGFDFLGQAARYVECVLLQNENLERRLYRQLLLKYGQRGCSSSTRRSALVSDVSSIRAEGAKMQFLRAVKDLAVAGVTTRTASDVKSDSRRCTADEDEVEIRLVRESVGRLITHRGPDSSKPDSSKPDSSKPDSSKPDSSKPDSSKPDSNKTDSNKRVTDAITSLVNDAGGVEIVVEALVYRSESELPLVTQQVDKVLALWLVARTDVDVTMWFDLDPDLLRRCVDNVPDVLEAYAKFLVGRAKLCQTQQFHPYKTGEMTGLVGIEKRLVDLSKRSENAKKTCIKLLREAQLVAVQCGKRRNTKVGGVWDKLIRKLEMV; via the coding sequence ATGGAAACCTTGACCAAGAATGCTGTACAGTTTCTGGACGTAGTGAGAATGGCTTTGAGCTGCGAGACAAGCCAGTGGGACGAGGAGACGCTCACTCGGGCATTTGACTGGGCGGCATACTTCGAGCGGGTCCATTCTCGCTTACCTTGTAAGCCTCATCTGATGCAACAATTGGACACAAGAATGAAGCAAATAAGTAAGGAAATGGATCTCGCTCTTGACAATCAGGCTCTCGGCTTCGACTTTCTCGGTCAAGCGGCCAGATATGTGGAGTGTGTGTTGCTGCAGAATGAGAATCTAGAGCGACGGCTGTATAGACAGCTGTTGTTAAAGTACGGTCAACGTGGATGTAGTAGCAGCACGAGGAGAAGTGCTCTGGTCAGCGATGTTTCCAGTATTCGAGCTGAAGGTGCAAAGATGCAGTTTCTTCGGGCTGTAAAGGATCTTGCAGTAGCTGGTGTGACAACTAGAACTGCAAGTGATGTTAAGAGTGATAGTAGACGTTGCACAGCAGATGAGGATGAAGTTGAGATACGATTGGTAAGAGAGTCTGTTGGCCGTTTGATAACCCATCGTGGACCAGACTCTAGTAAACCAGACTCTAGTAAACCAGACTCTAGTAAACCAGACTCTAGTAAACCAGACTCTAGTAAACCAGACTCTAGTAAACCAGACTCTAATAAAACAGACTCTAATAAACGTGTCACTGATGCAATAACGTCTCTTGTGAACGATGCCGGCGGCGTGGAGATAGTTGTAGAAGCTTTGGTGTATAGAAGTGAGTCGGAGCTGCCGTTGGTCACACAGCAGGTTGATAAAGTTTTGGCATTGTGGCTGGTGGCGAGGACCGACGTCGATGTGACTATGTGGTTCGATCTAGATCCCGATTTGTTACGCAGGTGTGTGGACAACGTTCCTGATGTTTTGGAGGCGTATGCTAAGTTTCTAGTCGGGAGAGCCAAGCTGTGCCAGACACAGCAATTTCATCCATACAAGACGGGTGAGATGACTGGTTTGGTGGGCATCGAGAAGAGGCTCGTTGATCTGTCCAAGAGGTCGGAAAATGCGAAGAAAACGTGCATTAAATTACTTCGAGAGGCTCAACTAGTGGCAGTACAGTGTGGCAAGAGACGTAATACGAAAGTCGGTGGAGTGTGGgacaaattaattagaaagTTAGAAATGGTTTAG
- the LOC134178222 gene encoding vacuolar protein sorting-associated protein 4B-like, whose product MSGGVLQKAIDLAQRATDADREQNFEEARRLYESAVEHFLHAMKYETPNAKSKESIKQRCEGYLERAEQLKDYLKKKSARGTKPVKAGGESKSSGGGGKGGKDSESSDEDDAEKKKLKEQISGAIIVETPNVKWDDVAGLHGAKEALKEAVILPMKFPHMFTGKRTPWRGILLYGPPGTGKSYLAKAVATEANNSTFLSVSSSDLISKWLGESEKLVKELFELARQRRPAIIFIDEVDSLFGARSDKDSESARRVKTEFLVQMQGVGSDNDKILVLGATNIPWSLDAAIRRRFERRIYIPLPESDARTKVFQLNLGNTPHSLTQQDFIKLGQMTDGYSGADVSVVVRDALMEPVRMVQQATHFKRVSAPSRDDSSVILHDLLTPCSPGDPQAFEMTWMDVPSDKLLEPIVGMRDMMKALEHTRPTVNQADLEKLEDFTKDFGLEG is encoded by the exons ATGTCTGGAGGTGTTTTACAA AAAGCGATTGATTTAGCTCAGAGAGCGACAGACGCCGATAGAGAACAGAATTTTGAAGAAGCAAGACGTCTCTATGAGAGCGCCGTAGAACATTTCCTTCATGCCATGAAAT ATGAGACACCCAATGCTAAGTCAAAGGAAAGTATCAAGCAAAGGTGTGAAGGTTATCTAGAGCGAGCAGAACAATTGAAGGATTATCTGAAGAAGAAAAGCGCAAGGGGCACTAAACCAGTAAAAGCCGGGGGAGAGTCCAA GAgcagtggtggtggtggcaaGGGTGGGAAGGATAGTGAGTCGAGTGATGAGGATGATGCAGAGAAGAAGAAACTGAAAGAGCAAATTTCTG GCGCTATCATTGTGGAGACTCCAAACGTGAAGTGGGACGATGTAGCCGGGCTGCACGGTGCCAAGGAGGCTCTGAAAGAGGCCGTCATCTTGCCGATGAAATTTCCACACATGTTCACCG GGAAGAGAACTCCATGGCGAGGAATCCTTCTCTATGGA CCACCCGGAACGGGCAAGTCGTATCTTGCTAAGGCCGTAGCAACAGAGGCCAATAACTccacctttctgtctgtctcgtcGTCCGATCTAATATCCAAATGGCTCGGAGAGAGTGAAAA GCTTGTCAAAGAGCTTTTCGAGTTGGCACGTCAGAGGAGACCCGCCATCATATTCATTGATGAGGTAGACTCGTTATTCGGCGCTCGTAGTGATAAAGACAGCGAGTCGGCTCGCCGTGTAAAAACAGAATTTTTGGTTCAGATGCAAG GTGTGGGTAGTGACAACGATAAGATTCTTGTTTTAGGTGCAACAAACATTCCGTGGTCTCTAGATGCTGCAATTCGAAGaag GTTCGAGCGGCGTATCTATATTCCTCTCCCTGAGTCCGATGCTCGCACAAAAGTTTTCCAGTTAAACCTCGGCAACACACCCCACAGTCTAACACAACAGGACTTCATCAAACTCGGCCAAATGACTGATGGCTACTCAGGCGCCGACGTCAGTGTTGTTGTGCGAGACGCACTCATGGAGCCGGTACGCATGGTACAGCAAGCAACCCATTTCAAACGG GTAAGTGCACCATCCAGAGACGATTCATCAGTAATTCTCCACGACTTACTCACACCATGCTCCCCAG GTGATCCTCAAGCCTTTGAAATGACATGGATGGACGTACCATCAGATAAACTACTAGAGCCCATTGTGGGCATG agagATATGATGAAAGCACTGGAGCACACGCGGCCAACAGTGAACCAGGCGGATCTTGAGAAACTAGAAGACTTCACGAAAGACTTTGGGCTTGAGGGATAG